The segment TGTTTATggaagcccattttacagatgagaatgcCAAGGCTCAGGgacattaagtaatttgcctgggGTTGTACAGCTTCGTAAGTGGCAGCAAAAGGATTTGCATTCGGGTGGGTCCAACCCAGCTCTGACCTGGGAGTACAGATTGTTTCCTATGCAGGAATTTTATGAGCTGGTTGTTAAAGGAAGGTACTATTAAGAGTCAACttatggctgggtacagtggcccatgcctgtaatcccagcactttgggaagcacaggtgggaggactgcttgagcccaggagttcaagaccagcctgggcaacatagggagatcccatctctacttaaatatagatatatatttaaaaactttaaaaaaaagaaaagctggctaggcgccgtggctcaagcctgtaatcccaggactttgggaatctgaggcaggcggatcagctgaggtcaggagttcaagaccaggctggccaacatggtaaaaccccgtctctactgaaaacacaaaaattagccaggcgcggtggcgcacgcctataatcccagctattcgggaggccggggcaggagaatcacttaagcctgggaggcagaggctgcagtgagctgagatcgcgccactgcagcattccagtctgggcatcagagcaaggctctgactcaaaaaaaaaaaaaagtcaacttatTCCAGGCACAgctgcatttaaaataaataaataaataaataaataaaaggcccagCCTGcaccatgaaaccctgtctctacaaaaaataaaaaaattattggcctTTGTAACACCGACATCCGGTCCAGGGCACTCTTCACTGCTGTCATCTTGCGAATTTGGCCCTGCAGGGGAGGCGGGAGCAAAAGGAGGCCCCTCCATCATGGAGGGTTCGAGTCAGACAAGAGCAGGTGGCAGCAGAGGCTAATTGGCAGTGGTCAGTGTGTGTGGACAGGTTAACAGCCCAGTGAGTAGACTGGGGGCGTGGACAGATCTCTGTCACTCCCTCTCTGCTGGCCACTGACCCGGACGGCCATTGATATTAAATCTTGGGGGTACAGGATGGTATTGAGTGAAGAGAAGTAGACACAGGATTATAGTGgggtatggtggtacatacctgtagtcccagctactcaggaggctgaggcaggaagagtgcctgagcccaggagtttgaggttaaagtgagctgtgatcgtgctgctgcacttcagcctgggtgacagagtgagactctgtctcaaaaaagttagCTTACAAACTAACAACtgtatgataattttttttttttttttgagacgtagtcttgctctgttgcccaggctgaagtgcagtggcaccatctcggctcactgcaagctccacctcccgggttcactccattctcctgcctcagcctcccgagtagctgggactacaggcacccgccaccacgcccagctaattttttttgtatttttttagtagagatgggttttcgccgtgttagccaggatggtctcgatctcctgacctcgtgatctgctcgcctcggcctcccaaagtgctgggattacaggcgtgagccacttcggcCCAtgataatcttttatttatttatttatttatttagagatggagtctcactctgtcacccaggctggagtgcaatggagtgatgtcagctcacagcaacctctgcctcctgggttcaagccattctcctgcctcagcctcccaagtagctgggattacaggcgcgtgtcaccacacccagctactttttgtatttttagtgaagacagggtttctccatgttggccagggtggtctcgaactcctgacctcaagtgatccacctgcctcggcctcccaaagtgctgggattacaggcgtgcgccactgtgcccagcctaaatgataatgtttaaaacGAAGGTAATAAGTTCTCAAAACTCATCACTTCTTAGTTATTCAACCACACTAGCCTCTGCTCTTTTTGCTCTTGAGGTTCCACCATACCTGTGATGGTGGAAATCCCGTATGAAGGTGTGTGCTACTGCACATCTCTTCCCGACCCCACGTTCAGGGACTGACTTCACGTTGGCAGCTCAAGATCCGCTGTactgggagtatttacaccacagaagcCAGTACATGGTATAATCATGGCTTTCCCTGCTATTCCATGTTTCTCAGTGCACCACTGGTCTGACCCCAAATGCTCTGGGTCTCCTGTCTCCCTTCCCAAAGCCGACAACACTCCACTCAGTTAAGCCAAAGGCAAAGATGGGGAAGGGGAACAAAGGGGAAAACAGGTGGGGAGAGCAAGATTCCTCAGCCCTGCTGTCCCCAGATGAGGAAGAGAAACTTCCCAGGGTCACAAGAtcaaggccgaggtgggccagaACTCATGCTTTCAGGCTGGCCCAGGGCAACACCCCTGGGAGTTCTCCCCCCATCTGACATCTTATGACCTGCCTGTTTTAAGAACTTGCTAgagaataaaaattagctgggtgtggtggtgggtgcctgtaatcccagctactggggaggctgaggcaggagaatcacttgaacctgggaggcagaggttgcagtgagccaacatcaggccactgcactccagcctgggtgacagagcaagactctgtctcaaaaaaaaaaaaaaaaaaaaaaaaattaaagaaaatgagagagaataaAAGCCATGTGCTCCATTGGTGAGCGATTCCTTCTGGGACAGAAAGGGCTTCCACTGAGTCATCCCAAAATGTTCTTCTGAGCTCAAGAATGGCCCCAACCCTGTCCTTCCCCACCAGGATGGAGCTGATCACCTTTGGGCCCTGTGTCCCACTTCCTTCATTCAGCTAATATTTACTAAGGCCCAACTACATACCAGACACAGGGGATAGAGCAGTCAATACTACAAAGATCCTGACCTCAGGGAAGTGAGCCTCCTAGCAGGGGCATCTGGGAACATCACTCCCAGGCCACCatcattccactcccctccactctgtAATCCACCGCTTTGCATGTTATGCTGATGACGTATTCCTAAGACAGCAGGCCTTTCTATCTGTCAGCTCAAGTGGCTGTCATGTGGTGACAAGATAAACACACAATTTCGGAGGTCCCTGGGGCGGGGGAGGAGGAATTGGGGGTGAGATATTTGCATTATTTCAGACATATGCATCATGGGGGCTTTTATTAATATTgtcacaccacaccacacacaccacaccacacacacaccacaacacACCGTTTCAAAGCTGCATCAAGTTGTGCACAAACATGATCACAGTGCTGTATTTGTTaagcctctgcctccccctcTAGGCTGTGGGAGTGACAGGATGGGTGGGCACAGCCGGGTGGCTAGAGACCAAAGGGGTCTGGATTCCACAGAGGCCTGCAAGGCAGGTGTGGGCAGTGCCTGGTTTCTCCCTAGCTCCTTGACAACCAGCCTTCCTGAGCCCTGGGGAACCTCTTAACCCACAGCCTTAACCTGAGCCTTGAGGCCTCCTGGGAAAAACTTTTCATAGCATAACCTAAGGCAGGCAGGAGCTGCTGCCGCTGACAGCCCTCGACACAGAtttatagggaaactgaggctgaggtgagcccaCATACCAAGCAGGTGTGCAGCACAGCCAGGAGAGGCCAAGGACTACGGAATCCCTCTCTGCCATGCCATAACACTGGGTTTACGTCTCCTGGTGTATTATCACTGCCCTGCATcatgcctcctccaggaagtcttcctagATGCCCCTGGCACTAGGCCCTGCTCACCACCCCACCATAATCCTGTGtctacttctctccactccatacCATCCTGTACCCCCAGGATTTAATATCAACGGCTGTCTGGGTCAGTGGCCAACAGAGAGGGAGTGACAGAGATTTGTCCATGGCCCCAGTCTACTGACTGGGCTATTTACCTGTCCACATACACTGACCACTGCCAATTAGCCTCTGCTGCCACCTGCTCTTGTCAGACTCGAACCCTCAACAATGAAGGGGCCTCCTTTTGCTTCTGCCTCCCCTGGAGGGCTGAACTCGCAAGATGACAGCAGTGAAGAGTGCCCCGGAGGTCGGTGTCACAAAGGCCAAATTCAGGTTCCCACGCTCTATCACTCTGCCAGAGAGTTGCTGGCAGAATTCTGCCCCACCCATCATTGGGGTGGGGTTGGAGGGTTGGAGGGGAAGCCTGGGAGGACTGTCCCTATGTGTGAGGGCTGAAACACCAATTCTCAGAGGCACGATGGAGGCAGGTGTGTGGGgacacaggaggtggaggggcTCACTGTATCTGTTCTTGGGCAGCTCACTTCCcttctcttagcctcagtttctttcctcttcttttagagataaggtctcactatgttgcccatgctgaagtacagtggcttTTCACAGACGAAATGATAGCACagtacagccttgacttcctaggctcaagcaatcctcccgcctcagcctctcgagtagctgagactacaggccgtTGCCACTGCATCCGGCTGCCTCGGTCTCTTTAACTGAGAAATGGGACAATAACTCCCATCTCCAGAGTAATTTGGAAaccaaagaaaaacacacaccaaGCTGTTTCATTAAGTTCTCTGTAACATGGGGGACTCTGGCTACAACTTACATCatctgaacacctactatgtgccaggcactcaccCTGATCACCGTCACCAGGCGTGGTGAACACTGCCATTTTTCATCCAGGCAGAGATGCTTGGAGGTTATGTAACTGAACACGATTACACAGCTGTGGAGCTGGAGCTGGACCTGGAACTGAGGTCAAACTCCACCGCCTTTGCTCCCCACACACCTGCCTACATTCTGCCTCTGGAAATGGTGTTTCAACCCTCACACGGGGACAATCCTTCCAGGCTTCCTCTCCAACCCCACCCCGATGGTGGGTAGTGCAGAATTCCGCCCAACTCCCTGAGTTAcaatgggcctcagtttcctcttctgtccaACAGGGACCACACTGCTGCCCCTCACAGGATGGCGGCTACAGGGatcaccccccacacacaccaaaGCACCTTGGGCCTCCCTCGCCCTCTCCTGTTCCCCACCTGCCACCTGGAGACGCCTCTTCCCCGCCCCTCACCCTTAGGCGTGGAGGCGAATGCGCAGGTCGCCCCCAGCTCAGTTTCCCCGCCATTCCCGCGCTCACCAGGGGTCCGGCTGCCGTCGCTCAGCGGGTGCCATGGGTCACGGTCGGTGGCCACGAGCAGGCACTCGGGGTCGCGCAGGTGCGCGCACGCCTCCCTCAGCTTGGCGAAGGAGAAGTGCTCGTCGTAGCCCACGAGCACCGCGCGCACGCGCGGGGCCGCGCCGTCCCCCGCGCTCGGGTCGTCGCCCGGGTCCCCAGCCAGGCGCAGCCCCGCGGCGCGCAGCTCGGCGCGCAGCCCCTCGCCGCCCAGCACGAACACGGCGCCCGGCGCGTCTGGAGGCCCGGGCAGGCGCTGGCGCAGCAGGCGCGCGGCGCACAGCGCGGAGCTGAAGAGCTGCTCGGCGCGCAGCCCCCCGAAGCCGAGGCGCGCGAAGCGCAGGGCCAACTCGGGCCGCGCGCGCCGGCTGTTGTTGCTCACAAACAGAGCCGCCTTGCCGGCCCGCGCCAGCCGCTCCAGCAGCTCCGGGGCGCCCGGCACGGCGCGCTCGCCGTTCCACAGCACCCCGTCACAGTCGAACAGGACCCCCTGCGCCCGGCCCAGCACGTCGCGCAGGGCCGCTCCGCGCAGCCTCTCGCAACGCGCCATACAGCCGGCTGGCCGCCGGCCTCCCGCGTCGCGCTTTCTCCGCGGGAACGGCGCGCTCGCCCTGGCACGTTCCCCGCAGCCGCCAATTGGCGCGCTGGAAGAACCGGGGGGCGGGGCGAAGGCATGGCCTGCAGCCAATGGGGGCGACAGTCCCGGAGAGGAGCAAGGCCGCGAGCTAACGGAACTTGGAGAAAGGGGCGGATTCATTGGTCCCTCCGCGCTGAAGGGAAGGGACCAATGAAGAGCTAGCCTGATCCTTCTCCCCGTCCCTGGTTCTGCTGGACCAGTCGTCGCCGAGTTTCAACGCCGACTACACGCTTACGGGGTGGGAGACTGACGCTCTTCTTAACCAATAAGAATCTACAAACAAAACGCGAAGCGAAAGGCCCCGCGACCTCCAGCCAATCAGAAACTTAGGCGAGCTGGTTGCTAGGAGAAAAACAGATGCTAAATGAACTGCCTTTGGGTCAAATCTCATTGCCCTCTGAATCGTGGACCCTCCAGTTCAGAGCGAAGTCCCAAGAAACGTGTGGGTATGATGGAGTACGAGGCACATGGTGTCTTCTTGGGTGCTGGAGCCCTCGGTCTAGACCAGTAATTCTTCACACTGCGTTAGAGTCCCCTGGGAACTTATTTTCAGCTATCATTACATATAGTAAAATGCATAGatcttaaatgtacagttcaatgtcttttgacaaatgcttttaaaatcaCCGATGTGTAGCAGGACAGATTCTCATGTAACTGTTTTGGGTGAGGATTGggcattttttggttggttggttagttggtttAATTCCAGGGATTCTACTGTGAGGCTAGGGTAGGGAAGCACTGGGctagaggcaggcaggctgtcACTGGAGCACGCCCCGGGAGGGCAGGAGCCAGAATGATCGTGGCCAATTGCCCAGGATAGTAATGGGGTGACCCAGGTTGGCTGGGTCCCTATCTTAGGGAGGGGGCCTTGTGATCTGGAAGCAACCACAGGTCTGGGGACCTTTGAGGAGCCACTGGTCTGCAGTGTGGGGATGAATGAATTGTGAGCTGTGGTGTCACAGTTTTGAACTTGTCTGCCAACTTCAGAGAAGGCTGTGACCCCCAGGAGCAACTGGAGCTCCAAAGACTTGGGAAAAACTGTACCTTGTAACCCAACCTTGGAAGCTCAACGAGCTCCTATTCCCCAAGTGCCCTAAGCCTTTTGCTCCTGGCCTTTGCATAGGTAGTCTCCTTGGCCTGAatgttcctttttcctttaaaaatttcacCTTcagggccgggctcggtggctcatgcctgtaatctcagcactttggaaggctgagatgggcggatcacgaggtcaggagatcgaaaccatcctggctatggtgaaaccccgtctctaatgaaaacaaaaaaagttagctgggcgtggtggcgggtgcctgtagtcccagctacttgggaggctgaggcaggagaatcgcttgaacccaagaggccgagcttgcagcgagccgagatcgcaccactgcactccagcctgggcgacagggcgagactccatctcaaaataaatacataaataaaataaataaaaataaacagataaaattcATCTTCAGGTCAGCTCCTGAAAGACTTCCCTTAAAtatccctcctccaggaagccattCTTAACCACCCACCCCATACACGAGTCTAGGTTATATGGCCACCCCTAACTTGGCTAATATGGGCTCCCAGTGCAATGACacttgattttatttgtttttgagacagggtcttacactgtcacccaggctggagtgcagtggcatgatcactgctcactgaagcctccaactcctggactcaagtgatcctcctgcctcagccttcctagttgctgagactacaagcacacgccactacgcccagttaatttttgtaatttttttgtagagacggggtctcactatgttgcccaggctggtctagaactcctgggctcaagtgatcctcctgcctcaggatcccagtgttgggattattggcgtgagccaccgtgcctggccagacaCTTGATTCTAATGGTTGCTTCTGCCTGTCTGTTCGGGAACTCTTTGGGTGTAGGGTTAAGTCTGGGAGCTagctcagggcctggcacagagcagattTAGGGAAGGTTTGAGGACAGATCCATCCCTGCTCCTTGGGGAGCCTTTCCAGCCTCCTCCCGGAAGGAGAGGGGTCCAGGAAACAGTGGGAGCGGTAGGCACTTCCGTGGGCCAAGGCTGGTGCTTTGGTTTTCAATGGAGAGCAATGCCTCTGTGGAGGGAATTGTTATAaagtttcacaaatgaggaaaaggGATACCAAGAAGTTAAGTAAATTGTCCAGAACGTGAGGGACAAgccaggctttggagtcagacctaGGCTCTAATCCCAGGCCCCTGCCTGACTGCCGTGTGACCTTGGCAGGTCACTtctgtctgagcctcagtctcctcactgGTAAGAGGTAATGGTATTTACTGCAGTAGAAGTTTAAGTGGAAATCATCCACAGAAAAGCACAGCATGTAGTGCAGAGAAAGCTCTAAAAATGTCTGCTGTGATCTCATTTCAGACAGGAAGAAAGGAGgcaaagaatatgtattttttttcccctttataaaATTGGCTTCTTTATTTCAAcgacagaaaataaaactatcatttgGGCAGCTGCTCCAGTTTTgtccaaaataatttatttaccaGCCTTACAAAAAACATGTCAGCAAGAGAAGAATCAGTCCCGTAGGAGCAGGCAAGCCTCTCCTTCCTTCCGGTGGCTCCCCTAGGACCTGCTGGAGAGTGGAGAATCCAGTGGGGGGTCCCCAAGCCCAGGGTGGACGAGCAAAAGGTCAGGAAGTGGAGGACTGTCCTGAGCCCTCCTGGCCATGGGGGCCGACCCAGTGGGCACTGAGGCACTTGTGGGCAAAGGCTGGAGGCCCACACCCCTTTGCGGGGGGTGAGAGCTGTCCTGGgaggggcaggtggggagggaggggatgcCGAGGGCTGCTTAGGGAGAAACCAGTCGCTCAGCTGGTCTCTGAGGCAAGGCTCCTGGGGCGGGGCTGAGGGGGGATAGCTGGGGGAGTGGGGACCCCACTGACAGCCTCAGGGGCTCCTCCCTCTGCTGTGGCAGACCCCAGGTCCACCTGTGCAGGGGCACTCAAAGAGActgggctgggggaggctggACCTGGGGAGGCCGGGCTGGGGGAGGCTGGTGAACGCCGGCTTTGGCGCCGGGCAGGCTGAGGGGGTGTGGGGGGTAATGGGGGTGGCACTGTGGGGGCTCGGAGGCTGCTGCCAACCAGACGTCGGGGCAGGGCTCGGGGGGTCCCAGGGCTTCCAGAGCCAGGGGGCAAGGGCGGGGCTGGAGGGGAGGAGCGGGAGCCAGAGACCTGGGGGGGCGGCATGGTGGGCCGGGCTGGCGCTGGGCGCTTGGCTGTTGAGGAAGGAAAGGGTGAGGAAGGTTGAGTGTCCACGTGGCCTGTGGTGAATCCACGAAGCTCCGTGCCCCCTCACAACCTTTGCATCTGCCGTTCCCTCTGCCGGGAACACCATTTCCGTGGCTGGCTCCTCATCATCTAGGCCTCTCCTTGTGCCCTTTGCCCCTTGGAGGTCCTCCCTGAGCACCCTAGTTAGAGCCCCACCCCATGCCCCACCCCAGCTGCTCCGTCACATTTTCTAGTTGTATTTTCTTTGCAGGACTTTTTGTCCTCTGAAATTatcttgcccatttttttttagtttttaaaagttcttaaattttgagacagggtcttgctgtgttgtccaggctggtcttgaactccagggctcaagcgagcctcctgcctcggcctctcaaagtgctgggatgacaggcataagccaccgtccctggcctatcttgttcatttttattttactgtagacTACCTGCCAGCCCTGGTCACCAGGCTCCCAGAGCTGTTCTGCCTATTCCTGGCTGTCTACTGCCCACTGCCTCCACTGAGTGTCAGTCACTCTCTCACCTGGTCGGCTCTGGGCCAAATTGACAGGTAAGTGTGCCAGAGGGGCTCAGAAGGAGGCCCCTGGTTTCTTCCCACCCCTGCCACCTCCTCTCCTTCACTGccactgccatttttttttttttttttgagacagagtctcattcttgtcacccaggctggagtgcagtggcgcgatctttgctcactgcaacttccgcctcccgggttcaagtgattctcctgcctcagcctcctaagtatctgggatgacaggcacccacgaccatgcccagctaacttttgtatttttagtagagatgaggtttcaccatgttggccaggctggtcttgaactcctggcctcaagtgatccacccgcctcagcctcccgaagtgctgggtttacatgtgtgagccactgtgcccagccccttcacTGCCCTTTGAAGACTCCCTCCTTCCACTGTAGTCTGTGACCTCTGGGCTTCTGGAGGGACGGGACTCCAGTACCCCAGTACTCACGCCGGCTCCCCTTTAGTGGGCACGTGCTGTGTGCCAGGGCCAGGCACTCTTCCTGCAGCACCACTGCAGGCTCCATGCAGCCCCATAAGGTAAGTGCAGACACTGTCCCATTACACAGAGGAGGAAGGTGAGGCCCAGACAGGTGAACTCATCTGCCCAAGGTTAAAGAGCTCAAATCTAAACCCAGAGTGCCAGGTGGCAAAACCTGGGCTCTTTATCACCTTGATTCCTGGCCTCCCCTGGCTGCCTAAAAAGATATGAGGACCTGGGACTGCCTGTCCCCTCTCCCCGCCCACCCtctgtcccctcctcccctcccacagCCAACTCACTCCTCCGAGCCATGTCCTCCACTGGGGCAGCTGTCTCCGGGGGGCTCCTGGTGACCTTGGGGGAGGCTGGTCTGGGGGGCACCTCAGACTCTGTCCtgcagagggaaggaaaggatggGGCAGACTTGG is part of the Symphalangus syndactylus isolate Jambi chromosome 18, NHGRI_mSymSyn1-v2.1_pri, whole genome shotgun sequence genome and harbors:
- the PDXP gene encoding chronophin, which produces MNPPLSPSSVSSRPCSSPGLSPPLAAGHAFAPPPGSSSAPIGGCGERARASAPFPRRKRDAGGRRPAGCMARCERLRGAALRDVLGRAQGVLFDCDGVLWNGERAVPGAPELLERLARAGKAALFVSNNSRRARPELALRFARLGFGGLRAEQLFSSALCAARLLRQRLPGPPDAPGAVFVLGGEGLRAELRAAGLRLAGDPGDDPSAGDGAAPRVRAVLVGYDEHFSFAKLREACAHLRDPECLLVATDRDPWHPLSDGSRTPGTGSLAAAVETASGRQALVVGKPSPYMFECITENFSIDPARTLMVGDRLETDILFGHRCGMTTVLTLTGVSRLEEAQAYLAAGQHDLVPHYYVESIADLTEGLED